The Anomaloglossus baeobatrachus isolate aAnoBae1 chromosome 5, aAnoBae1.hap1, whole genome shotgun sequence genome includes the window gattatgtacttaattgtagaacactgggtaaaacagacacagaaaaagacttgggtgtatgggtggatggtaaacttcactttagtggacagtgtcaggcagctgctgccagggctaataaaataatgggatgtattaaaagaggtataagtgttcatgaaaaaaatatagttctacctctgtacaagtcactagtgcgaccgcacttagaatactgtgtacaattctggtcaccgatatataagaaggacatagctgaactggaaagggtgcagagaagagcgaccaagattattagaggaatgggtgggctgcaataccaagacaggttattaaacttggggttatttagtttggaaaaacgaaggcttaggggggatctaatcacaatgtataaatatatgagaggacagtacagagacctttccaaagatctttttacacctaggcctgcgactggaacacgggggcatccgctacgtcttgaggaaagaaggtttaatcataatcacagacgaggattctttactgtacgagcagtgagactatggaactctctgccgcatgatgttgtaatgagtgattcactactaacatttaggcagagcctggatgcctttcttgaaaaatttaatattaccagttatgtatattagattttatgacagggtattgatccagggaactagtccgattgccggatgtggagtcaggaaggaaattttttccccattggaacttgtttgtcacattggggtttttgttttttttttgccttcctctggatcaacatgttaggctacgggttgaactagatggacttagagtcttccttcaaccttaaaaactatgatactatgatactatgattactggaagagtctggagaaacaatacgtctggctttcagtggccaacacaattacatgagtcaacaagaatcttgtaaaaacaatgagggacttatcccccgtctataaacaatctatcatcctgtctggctgaattttaagaaactttaacccatgagagtccatgtcgtcacagaggttccatcatgctttggggctctgtggccaatgctggcaccgggaatcttgttaaagttgagggtcgcatggattcaactcagtatcagcagattcttgacaataatgtgcaagaatcagtgacgaagttgaagttacgcaggggatggatatttcagcaagacaatgatccaaaacaccgctccaaatctactcaggcattcatgcagaggaacaattacaatgttctggaatggccatcccagtccccagacctgaatatcattgaacatctgtgggatgatttgaagcgtgctgtccatgctcggcgaccatcaaacttaactgaactggaattgttttgtaaacaggaatggtcaaatataccttcatccaggatccaggaacttattaaaagctacaggaagcgactggaggcttttatttgtgcaaaaggaggatctacaatatattaatgtcacttttatgttgaggtgcccatacttttgcatcggtcaaattttgtttaaatacggattgcacattttctgttagtacaataaacctcatttcaattcagaaatattactcagtccatcagttattaggaatatgaaactgaaatagctgttgcaaaaacccaaattgttgtaaagaaaaaaggttaacattaataggggtgcccaaagtttttcatatgactgtaaatcccagtggctacaaggacctggtccctctgctccctgggaaacagccgactttgtatagagaaagctaaatcccagtggctacaaggacctggtccctctgtgtgtcgcccagggaagggggtactcggttccgggcactcTGTATTTGGGGAATGCCACTCTGGTCACCTTTGCCCGGTTCCTTGCACTGGGTACTTTTTTATaaaggaagtatttacaggggaggtaagagttaatgttcatgtgatgccacctgcggttatGAGGGTGGAACTACTTCTGCTAAAGTGGGTACTCCcacggctggtggtaatggcagctgtggtggtaggccctccgcaggtagggccgagcCTGGGAGGTGTTGATGTAATAATAATGGAGGCCACACCGGGATTGCAATGAGCAGTCCTTACTCACTGTagaccctcggacggctggttccGGTCCCTATGTTGCCAGTGCCAGGTTAGTGACtccgttgctctgtccctggcattcTCAGTGTGGTTTGGGTCCCCATAGCTTGAAGCAGTTTGGGGGCCCTGACTGTCCCTCTCAGGTAGCAGTCCCCTTGTCTGAACTGcctgcagtgtggaccctgtggggaagtATGTGTCTGaaacctgatccttgctttactgctgatgcccccggatctgtaggtcagtgaagTCCATTCAGGTCCCTCCACTGTGCAGGAATTTACCGGGCCGTgtaaaactgtcgcctgacctagggccctgtgccccgcgcGTGCTCTGGTTTTAGTGGTGCTCCCTTGTATCGTCCCTGGTGACCTTCTCTGTTCCAGAGGTACTTGTTTTCTCTTATTCTGGCAACCTACTCATgtgccccgggtcaccgttacacgaaccCAGCTCCAGGCACATCTCCTCTCCTCACTACTCTCTAACAGACTGCCTCGCCCCCTCCCACCAGGTGGTCTGGTCCCAGGCtggctctgcccactgggtggccaTCCCTTTATCTGACTAACCCTTTGAGCCCTGGTGTGAGTGGCAACTGGGAATTTAGATGTGTGCAGGTTTTACtgacactggtgttccaggtcccagggtgtaggtcctgcatccccatgaGGATGCAGTTCTCTGGAGTGCCCTGAGTTGCTCAGGGGCATTacatctgccccctgggaaacagccgggtctgtatagagaaagctaaatcccagtggctacaaggacctggtccctctgccccctgagaAACAGACActctatagagaaagctaaatcccagtggttacaaggacctggtccctctgccccctgggaaacagctggGTCTGTATAGCAAaagctacatcccagtggctacaaggacctggtccctctgccccctgggaaacagccgggtctgtatagagaaagctaaatcccagtggctacaaggacctggtccctctgccccctgggaaacagccgggtctgtatagagaaagctaaatcccagtggctacaaggacctggtccctctgccccctgggaaacagccgctctgtatagagaaagctaaaccccagtggttacaaggacctggtccctctgccccctgggaaacagccactctgtatagagaaagctaaatcccagtggctacaaggacctggtccctctgccccctgggaaacagccgctctgtatagagaaagctaaatccctgtAGCTACATGGAcctggtccttgtagccactgggatttagccacaaccagtCCTGCATAcagtgaggagctgatcatgtgacccctgactcctcccctccatgtgacatcatcacaggtcctgtaagcacagagcagccatatatctagtgtgcggctctgcaggtgggtgtttctccatgtgtatgggcacatattgtatataggagggtaTATGCAGATcaggtatataggaggctgtgtggggctcacagAGTATACAGAAACTATCTGGGGGTCATAAAGTCTATGAGGCTATATGGGGCACAGGCTGTATATAGGAGACTTACAATTTTTGGctataagtaaaggcttttttctggtccctcttccataaaggccggctctatggagtgtacggcttattgtggttgtatggacagatactccggtctctgcttgggaactctgcagctccttcagggtcacCTTTGGTCTCTGCGCtgcctctgattaatgccctccttgtctGGGCTGAGAGGTTTGGTGggcggccctctcttggcaggtttgttgtggtaacattttctttccatttgatgattagaacccaaccctgacttgtacttatcACCACTTTATCTCTGACTtgtgtggagatctccttggtcttcgtggtggtgtttggagatctccttggtcttcatggtgttgtttggagatctcctttgtcttcgtggtcttgtttggagatctccttggtcttcgtggtgttgtttggagatctccttggtcttcgtggtgttgtttggagatctccttggtcttcatggtgttgttttggagatctccttggtcttcgtggtgttgtttggagatctccttggtcttcgtggtgttgtttggagatctccttggtcttcatggtgttgttttggagatctccttggtcttcgtggtgttgtttggagatctccttggtctttgtggtgttgtttggagatctccttggtcttcgtggtgttgtttggagatctccttggtcttcgtggtgttgtttggagatctcctttgtcttcgtagtggtgtttggagatctccttggtcttcgtggtgttgtttggagatctccttggtcttcgtggtgttgttttggagatctccttggtcttcgtggtgttgttttggagatctccttggtcttcgtggtgttgttttggagatctcctttgtcttcgtggtcttgtttggagatctccttggtcttcgtggtgttgtttggagatctcattggtcttcgtggtgttgtttggagatctcattgGTCTTCGTggtcttgtttggagatctccttggtctttgtggtgttgtttggagatctccttggtcttcgtggtgttgtttggagatctccttggtcttcatggtgttgtttggagatctccttggtcttcgtggtgttgtttggagatctccttggtcttcgtggtgttgtttggagatctccttggtcttcgtggtgttgtttggagatctccttggtcttcgtggtgttgttttggagatctccttggtctttgtggtgttgttttggagatctccttggtcttcgtggtgttgttttggagatctcctttgtcttcgtggtcttgtttggagatctccttggtcttcgtggtgttgtttggagatctcattggtcttcgtggtgttgtttggagatctcattgGTCTTCGTggtcttgtttggagatctccttggtctttgtggtgttgtttggagatctccttggtcttcgtggtgttgtttggagatctccttggtcttcgtggtgttgtttggagatctccttggtcttcgtggtgttgtttggagatctccttggtctttgtggtgttgtttggagatctccttggtcttcgtggtgttgtttggagatctccttggtcttcgtggtgttgtttggagatctcattggtcttcatggtcttgtttggagatctccttggtcttcgtggtgttgtttggagatctccttggtcttcgttgtgttgtttggagatctccttggtcttcatggtgttgtttggagatctctttggtctttatggtgttatttggttagtggtgcctctttctTAATGATGTTGcatcctctgtggcctttcagaggaggtgtgtatatactgacagaccctggCACACTTAGATTTCACAGACGGTGATGACTGCTTCTCCCCCGACTCCCCCATACACCAACACTCCAGCTTTCCTGTGGTCACTATGAGAGAGGCGCCTCCAGACTCCTGGAGCGGAGGATTATCTCTAGGAAGAAGAAACGGATCAGTCTGTGAAATTCAGCATGCCGGATCCTTCTCTGCCCTGACGTCATCTGTCGGGAGGctccatatatattatatagtgaccGATCCCCTCCGCAATCAGCAGCCGCCGCTGACTTTAGTCTGATGTGTTTGGGGCCTAAGAGCTTATTGGACGCCGCGTCTGGCAGAGATTAATAGACTTTGTACATTGCAGACCCAAAAACCATTATTAGGCCTCTAACTACCCTGGCAGCCAAGCAGACCCCCACGATGAAGAAATTATGGGATAAGGGGGCAATGAGAACCTGCTTAATTTTCTGGCCTTTTCCATGTAATATATGGAAGCCTAAGGGGAAAATGCACTCCACAAAACATAACAtgggttagaaaaaaaaaagaaaaattgcaaaaCTTAACCCCTGTCCATGTAGACATTTTCCTCTACATTTAGTGGTGGTGATGGAGTCAGTGATGGACTCCGGCCAGATATCTTTATAGAGATACAGTAGAGGATGACGATGTCGTCCTCATCATGGAGCCGTTATTCCTCCTCTCACGTGTAATGAATTTCTCCTGCAGTTTTGCTGATGCCGATTCCAGTGTCGGTAAATGAGAGGAGAATTAGTGATATGGAAGATGAGTCTATGAGGAACGTATTCAGCTGCCGACTCCGAGGAGGAAACTGCTTGTTGTGTGTGGCCTGAATATATAAGATTTATTAGTAGATAGAAAAAACTGACTACTGTAAAATACTAACAATAGTAACTCAACACGATCCCCCATTACTCCTGTGCCCCGCTGCTTGGTCCCCGCCAGTCTCTGGATTTCCTGTCAGTTTAGTCACTGATAAACGTGATCTCTGCCGTCAATCAGTGGCTGAAGCATTGACCGAAATAACCAGTGATTGGGAGTGGAGGAGACGTCTTAGTCAGCAATTCAATTTATGTTCCAGCCCATACAAGACCAGAGTGAACAACTTCTACACCTTTTGTCTcctcatatgtttccccttattatctccagtaattgtattattacagcggattctttatctttacatcgtcatcttctccccattcaggtccctacaatatcagatcctctcagtggagatcttctatagaagagaattctcctgattgccccgtgaaggatggatatggacagggacaagatggcggagaggatattacacctcaccctagagatcctctttcggcttactggagaggtgagagattctgatgacgtcacattacatcattcttatctatgggaataacagatggacagaactggagaggtgaggactctggaaatgtctgtagtgagatttattactgtgtctctccataaccaggattacacagtagtgaagaagacctctagtgagcgctgtcaggcccctgtgtctgagggatggggaagacccctgagcccaatcacggggcctccacctcaccccccgatacatgaggatatcaatgaccagaagatcctagaactcacctacaagatgattgagctgctgactggagaggtgacactgctgggaatgctgggacattatacagtaacgctatgaagggatcgggggtgacggtatcattgtatgtatcaggttcctataaggtgtcaggacgtcaccgtctctttctccatggaggagtgggagtatttagaaggacacaaagatctgtacaaggacgtcatgatggcggttccccagccagttacatcaccaggtaataggactaaatacacacggcctataattatctgtatgtaaggaatgaattcagtccctgtatgtgtctcctccagttctatccagtaagaggacaacaccagaaagatgtccccgtcctcttctcccacaggactgtaaacaagaagatctcgatgttcctcaggatcatcaggtagatggagagaaggtgccatgaaatctccctatgatgtgtagacggctgtgaaggtcttgtgctcagtcttgttttatcctccagtattatatgtgttatacttgtgtaatgagagcggtggatatggcaggattagagctgatcatagatgggacttctccatctgtctgtgacttttacaatatttgtttcagggggaagatctgccccatattaatactacagagacatatgtgaggggtgatgagcggagtaaagaggagattcctacagataaccgcccaggtgagtagtgaccactaaatgcagagaagtcacagattcttctcagtcaccggctgtggctgctttatcagggttgtagtccggccatatgaaatggtcaccattctgctgcgagaccaccacatgctcctccacccaaaattGTCTCATTATTTTGGACATTGGAtgcccttctgttggagtgagatctgtttTATCCAGACCTTACTGGTAGGATCCACCCTATGCCCTGAAATTAGAAGATGTTGACCATTAgttgcccagatctctaatctgcaaagcCAAATAACAGCATACGTAGActgtgcagacaacttagaaaatcatgggaagaataATCTAATCTGTATTGTGGACCCCTAAGacaaagcggagggtaatgatggtGTTGATGTCCTAAAATCTTGGCATCATATTGATGAAACTTCCTTCCCTCCCTTTTGCTGAATGTGCTGATCGGGTCGTTACAACAGGGCCAGTCTTTCTTGCCAAACTTTCCATTTATGACGAGACACCATTCCATGAGCGGTGAAATTCCTACTTTCCGGGCAGTCGCAATACATGTGAGATAGATCTGCAGCCTCTGAGTTACACATGGGACATTTAGAAGATTTAATATTTCTGATCTTGGGCATAAAATCTGAGGACGGTGTAACCTGAGAATTACCGTAAATCAAAACCTTCTATTAATTTCTTAGACAGGAGAACATTAGCAGAATTTATAATTATTCTTATTGTTTAACAAATATTTTTGTATAATCATCATATATTGAAATAGAAAACATGAGACACAATAACGTCATACAAATGGTGCTAGGGGTAGGAAGAAGAACACAGACCATAAAACATAAAATAGGGAAACACGTTAGGAAGCACAATAGGGGAAGAAAAGCCCCAATTCAAGTACAAAAAGCCTTATATTATTACGAGATGTAACATGGATTGGTTACCAAGTCCCAAAGTCAGGAGagcgaaaggaagaccggagtaacCATGTCCTCATATTCATAAGACTCAGAACAGAGACCTCATATGAAATTATTACATTTTCCATCCGTATTAAAAAGTCCACAGATTCAACCCATTCCAGCTTAGAGGGGAGAGGACGATCTCCAGTGTCTAGGGAGGACTTGCCTCATTGCTGTCAAAAATATTCAAAAGAGATCGACAAAATTGACATTGGAAATACTGAAAGTAACGCTGCTTCTGGAAAGTTCTGTAGTGTTGTACTAAAGAATTTATTAAAGAGGTCAAAGATTCAATCCCAAAGAGTTTATGAAAGTGGTCAAACATTGAGTCCTGAATTTGGTTAATACCCAGACAGGCCCACAGCTATATGACAAGATACGGAGATTTTATGAGttgagggtatggttccacttgtatatgactcatgcgagtctcgcatcggcatcacccggcagcgGCACGGCTCACACTCTCCTGACATGAGCGAGTCGgctacatgtatttccatgcagctgaggcgttcctgtcaggagagtgtgcgccgtgctgggtgataccaatgcgagactcacacgagtcatacGTAAGTGTAACCATACCCTGGGGTTAAAGATCTCAACCAACTTAGCAGGAGAAAATGAAGTATTAAGCTCCCATTACTACGCCTCGAGAAATGGAGCCAGGAGGGTTTTTAAAGTATGACCATGATTTTAATTTTTATATCATAAATaattagtgcacatgaaaataagcaattttgtgaTATATTTTATTCTCTGGAGAAATTGATCAGTTAAAATTCTCAatcctgaggtaaaatctgtattcaatgaagactttcccattactgaggtagGAGATGGCGGTTGTTACTgatgaggcagagggaggagcttggggtagtgggaggagctagaggcagagggagccagaggcagagctcctccctcTTGTATCTACATAGTATCTCATCAGAATGATAGAGGAACCCCTGGTGAACTCAGTAGTGACTGTAAAACTTTGATCCCAAATGGTCTTTGTTCTGTGTTGAGGAAATAAATGTTACAATACACACAGTAAGGAAAATGTATCTACCGTCCGGATCAACTCGCGACTCCAAAATCTGATGGGGAAGGGATTTGTGGAAAGCAATAGAAACACCCTTCGATTTATTATTTGGGTTAGTAGAAAGGGAACAGGCATTGTAGTATCTATTTGAATACTTAAAAACTGAAGAGAACTTAATCTATGTTTCCTGAAGCATATCTATTGAGACCCTTTTTATGTAGATAATACAATATCTGACTTTTACATAGGACTATTTACAATACAAGATGTAAATGTTAACTTAGCCATAGTCACAAttagagaaagggagggagaaagaCGAAGATAGGATATAGACGAGACAAACCTGGGGAGAAATGCGAAATTGGAAGGGACAACTTCCATAGACCACACTAAACTATTAACTCCTAGCAGGAAAAATCTGGACCTTCTGCACATAAGAATTTCATCCAATATCCATCATGGttagaaaaaatatcaaattttatttagtcataattgaagtacaacattatattattttattattcgctggtatacacagaatttaaaagaaccctaccccataaaaacaaccaaagaaaacaactggtgcgttgtggaacaagacataatatcaaaaaatttcatgtatcatacatatatatagattCCTGGGTATAAGTAGGCAAGGGCACATCCAATGATTGCCCACAACTATATTAAGGTGCCAATAAAGCTCAATATGTTTTTAAATCTTAAACCTGCAGTTTACATTCCATGTTGTGGCCAAATCTATGATTCATAACTATATGGATGGAATAAGGCTATTTTTCAGTTGACAAAGTTGATATATACATCATTTATAAGGGACACAATCTTCAAagacaatatatatgtatatagtacaaTCCAATACACAGGGGCACAAGACTTCCTGTTAAAGGAAAAAGAACTTTCCAAATATTATTGAAATTGTGTTATTACATAGGGTATATCCCAACATTTAAAGGTGTTTTGTATTTTATCAACCTGATATTTGCCTTATGTCATAAATGGATTATCCCCATAGAATATATCTGAGTCCCAGGGGGGGTGATCCTAAGAGAATCCTGGCACAGAGGGAGGTTAGGTGGATCACGGTTTTGGAGACGGAGAAACCGAGGGGGTTAAATGATTCTATCTCCTTTAAACCTTTCTTATAAGACTTTGCCTCCGTTGGCTCCCTCTCCACCATGTGGTCCCCCTGCCCTCATCCTCTGTTTTGCTGACCCTTGTCCTCATCTTGCTGGCCCCCTTGATATgatcaaatatatacatataatatgtatTTTTGATTTGGCACTGACTATTGATTCTGTTACCGGATTGCCTGCCGCTTTGTATCTTGCTTTTTAATAACTTTTTGGTCACTCTAATTATGTTTTTTTGTACCTTTTTGTTTTCCTTTTATGTAGAATGTTCTACATGTATGTTGCATAGGGACGGAATGAAGTGACAACTGCATGAGAAGGCTTCCTTGGATTATGAGAATTATATCTTGAGGGATTATACATCTGGAAGCAAAAACCATTACCCCATTACATTTATATTGCGAATGTTGCTACATATGTCAATGTGGTGGGTGAATATCTGTTAATATATGAGTTTTGGTATTTGTGTATCATACCCCCTTTTTTACTTACCATTGGGTATATTTTGATGTTGTACAGGGGTCTGTCCACCAGAGGTCAGATGTTTATAAACATGTCCAATTATGCTTCCCGGATAATTCATATTGAATTCGTCATGGTTTCCAAGGTTTTCCTTCTCATATGCGCTTAGGTTGTATGTTATATACAATTGTTAACTAAAATCACCGCCCTGAAAGCTCCAACATGCATGTGGATTTGGTTTGAATGTTGCCAGTACTTTTGCCCCCATCTAATATGGCCACTCGGCCACACTGATGTCAGAGCGCGCTCTGCACATCGGAGTCTGCCTCGCCCCCTCTGCCGGCGCCCAATTGCGGGTTGTTCtttgcgcatgcgcagagcgccttccgggacgccggcggaaGTGGGCGATGCGACCTCCGCTGTGCGGCGCGCGCCGTACTAAGACACCAGGTGGGCTTTTACTATATAAGAGTGACTccacggctaccccagcacctcctgacgaagcgagaggcgaaacgcgcgtcgaggtgctgggcgttgtggtccgtCACCTGGGTATACAAACTATGGCTCTTTGATTTGTTCTAAACCTTAATGGAGGTGTTTTTGCCTTTGATATAAGATCTTGTGGGAAATCTCTGGAGGTGTCCTCACCTGTTTATAATTACATCTAGCAACTCATAATTATATATGTGATATGGGAAGCACTGTCATCATGGTTGTTCCATAACGCACCAGTGTTTAtattgaggtgctgggcgttgtggttcaccTGTTGGGGACATCAACCTTGGCCCTCTGAATTATTTCAACCTTGATGGGGATAATCCATTTATGACATAAGGCAAATATCAGGTTGATAAAATACAAAACACCTTTAAATGTTGGGATATACCCTATGTAATAACACAATTTCAATAATATTTGGAAAGTTCTTTTTCCTTTAACAGGAAGTCTTGTGCCCCTGTGTATTGGAttgtactatatacatatatattgtctTTGAAGATTGTGTCCCTTATAAATGATATATATATCAACTTTGTCAACTGAAAAATAGCCTTATTCCATCCATATAGTTATGAATCATAGATTTGGCCACAACATGGAATGTAAACTGCAGGTTTAAGATTTAAAAACATATTGAGCTTTATTGGCACCTTAATATAGTTGTGGGCAATCATTGGATGTGCCCTTGCCTACTTATACCCAGGaatctatatatatgtatgatacatgaaattttttgatattatgtcttgttccacaacgcaccagttgttttctttggttgtttttatggggtagggttcttttaaattctgtgtataccagcgaataataaaataatataatgttgtacttcaattatgactaaataaaatttgatattttttctaaCCATGATGGATATTGGATGAAATTCTTATGTGCAGAAACACCCCTTTTTGGTTTCATATATGAGTAATATGGTGGAATCTGCATTGCTCAAAGTGTAAACAGATATGGATCTTTGGTCCTTCTTTTTGGTTAAAAATCTGGACCTTATTTACAGATCCCAATACCTAAGAGGGGTTGAGGAAGCCAAGACAGGGATAGTCTCCGCAAGAGACCCGTATTACTCAAATATCCAAAATATGTATAGTATACCCACCAATCTAGAGAGAATAAAGGTGAAAGAGAGAAAGCAGAAAAAAGGTAATAGAAGTAGGAAAAAGTGACAATGATAGATTAGGTGTAAAAAAGTACACATTTCTGTTGGTTGAAAATTGTACATTTTGTACCCTTGTTTtgatataataataacaataaaaatataTTGAACATAAAAAGTACAAATATTTCCTTTTACAAATTTTCAAATCAAACTCCCAGACACCATTTATaggcattaaccccttaacgaccgccgatacgccttttaacggcgacaaattaaggtacttcttccgatccgccgctttttaacggcggtcggaaaaaagggtctagcgccccccagagtcagaaaatttccggggtctcagctgccgggggtagctgagaccctggagatcatgattctggccggtttttccggtccccgctcacctgatgaccggtatacaccgtataccgatcatcaagttatagtaaatgaccgcgccggtaaaaaatgatttatctcccatctggcatgatcaaacatgccagatgggag containing:
- the LOC142312893 gene encoding uncharacterized protein LOC142312893; its protein translation is MDRTGEVRTLEMSVVRFITVSLHNQDYTVVKKTSSERCQAPVSEGWGRPLSPITGPPPHPPIHEDINDQKILELTYKMIELLTGEVPIRCQDVTVSFSMEEWEYLEGHKDLYKDVMMAVPQPVTSPVLSSKRTTPERCPRPLLPQDCKQEDLDVPQDHQGEDLPHINTTETYVRGDERSKEEIPTDNRPENFLFRMDMDKDKMAERIFHLTLEILFRLTGEDYTVVKKTSSERCQAPVSEGWGRPLSRITEPPPQPPIHEDTNDQKILELTYKMIELLTGEVPIRCQDVTVYFSMEEWEYLEGHKDLYKDVMMEVPQPLTSPVLSSKRTTPERCPRPLLPQDCKQEDPDVPQDVSPPALSCKRYLLMYFLH